A stretch of Chitinophaga caeni DNA encodes these proteins:
- a CDS encoding FecR family protein, translated as MSSTELFTELLNKYVTNAISDSEKETLFQMIRTGKYQVELAYCIDEIFNQSKEWNIAEDHQLKTEIFEYINTHKAPFRKINYLKTIISIAAILVVLLTGLLFVLDRIQSPKPPGNTAMNITGEPGGNKAELVLADGSSLVLDSNSHRSLLQGSTRVLQEGDQLLYQPDHNHDENTAYNTLKTPRGGSYKLVLPDGSTIWLNALSSVKFPVNFNNQAARKIQVTGEIYIEVSPGKRPFIVSSPEQEVQVLGTKFNINAYGDENKTITTLIEGKVKVVYNHHNELVLLPGQQSFIDPLNSSKIVKKEADIEQVTAWKNGFFHFENQSLDKITMSLSRWYNIDFKLDPAASDLRFSAVMDRSLNLDQILSDLSATGTVRFVKEQDIIKVYLK; from the coding sequence ATGAGTTCTACCGAGCTATTTACCGAATTATTGAACAAGTATGTAACGAATGCGATCAGCGATTCCGAAAAGGAAACACTGTTCCAGATGATCCGGACCGGCAAATACCAAGTAGAACTGGCTTATTGTATCGATGAAATCTTCAACCAATCAAAAGAATGGAATATAGCGGAAGACCACCAATTGAAAACGGAAATATTCGAATATATAAATACGCATAAAGCGCCCTTTCGTAAAATCAATTACCTAAAAACCATCATTTCAATAGCCGCCATACTCGTTGTGCTGCTGACCGGATTATTATTTGTTTTGGATCGTATTCAATCTCCCAAACCACCCGGCAATACGGCTATGAACATAACCGGTGAACCCGGTGGCAACAAAGCGGAACTAGTATTGGCCGATGGTAGCTCCCTGGTATTAGACAGTAATAGCCACCGCAGCTTATTACAAGGCAGTACGCGCGTTCTCCAGGAAGGAGATCAATTGCTATACCAGCCTGATCATAATCATGACGAGAACACGGCTTATAACACGTTAAAAACTCCTAGAGGGGGTAGTTATAAACTGGTGCTACCGGATGGGTCAACAATATGGCTCAATGCGCTATCATCGGTAAAGTTCCCGGTTAATTTTAATAACCAAGCTGCCCGGAAAATTCAAGTAACCGGGGAAATCTATATCGAAGTATCTCCGGGAAAACGGCCTTTCATCGTTTCATCCCCCGAACAAGAAGTCCAGGTCCTGGGTACTAAATTTAATATCAATGCCTACGGCGACGAGAATAAAACCATCACCACACTTATTGAAGGGAAGGTTAAAGTTGTTTACAACCATCATAACGAATTGGTTTTATTACCCGGCCAACAATCATTTATCGATCCGCTGAACTCTTCAAAAATAGTGAAAAAAGAAGCGGATATAGAGCAGGTCACCGCTTGGAAAAATGGCTTTTTCCATTTCGAAAACCAAAGCTTGGATAAGATTACTATGAGCTTATCGAGATGGTATAACATAGACTTTAAACTTGATCCCGCTGCATCTGACCTGAGATTCAGCGCAGTAATGGATAGATCATTAAACTTGGATCAGATCCTGTCGGATTTGTCGGCAACGGGCACCGTGAGATTCGTCAAAGAACAGGACATCATAAAAGTTTATTTAAAATAG
- a CDS encoding RNA polymerase sigma factor — translation MKAANGDEYVYKLLFEQHWNRVYQVALSFLKNTEEAKDAVQLVFIKLWEKRSYLKEVENFEAWLYVMARNTIIKLMNKKVIKPVELPGDVLPDNYLTPEAAMNYKQLENLLQEAVERLPPQQSLIFKLSRENGLTHPQIAKQLNIAPATVKSHMIRALNSIREYIRQKSSVSLWIFIIVSGFFK, via the coding sequence ATGAAGGCTGCTAACGGGGATGAATATGTTTACAAGTTACTGTTCGAACAGCATTGGAACCGCGTGTACCAAGTGGCGCTCTCCTTTTTGAAAAATACAGAAGAGGCCAAGGATGCCGTTCAACTAGTATTTATCAAGTTGTGGGAGAAAAGGAGCTATTTGAAAGAAGTAGAAAATTTCGAGGCATGGCTATATGTCATGGCAAGAAATACGATCATCAAGTTGATGAATAAAAAAGTGATTAAACCTGTTGAACTGCCCGGCGATGTGCTGCCGGATAATTACTTGACGCCGGAAGCTGCCATGAATTATAAACAACTCGAAAACCTGCTGCAAGAAGCGGTAGAACGGTTGCCCCCGCAACAGTCTCTCATATTCAAACTCAGCAGGGAAAACGGCTTGACTCATCCGCAAATTGCAAAGCAATTGAATATTGCACCGGCTACTGTAAAAAGCCATATGATCAGGGCTTTGAACTCGATCCGCGAATATATCAGGCAGAAAAGCAGCGTATCTTTGTGGATATTTATTATTGTAAGCGGATTTTTCAAATAA
- a CDS encoding response regulator, whose translation MKAHYDLIIVDDHQLFVDGLVRILEDEPIFSVIGTCNNGTELKHLLNGSHPDLVMLDIQMAGSNGIKICKELKTKYPGLKIILISMFESANIIQEIKHAGADGYIPKSTDADLVKVTITDVLSGKAVFIKPSRTEHLDDLGSGNNAYLISQREKEIIEYIKDGLTSKRIAEVLHISQYTVETHRKNIMKKLNLGSIKELISYAYKHNI comes from the coding sequence ATGAAAGCACATTACGATTTAATCATAGTAGACGACCACCAATTATTTGTTGACGGCCTCGTAAGGATATTAGAAGATGAACCAATATTTTCAGTAATAGGTACCTGTAATAATGGAACGGAACTAAAACACCTCCTCAATGGTTCCCATCCAGACCTGGTAATGCTCGATATTCAAATGGCCGGTTCAAATGGTATCAAGATTTGTAAAGAATTGAAAACGAAATACCCCGGCCTTAAAATCATCTTGATTTCGATGTTCGAGTCGGCCAATATCATCCAGGAGATTAAACATGCCGGGGCCGATGGTTATATTCCTAAATCCACGGATGCCGACTTGGTGAAAGTAACTATTACAGATGTTTTATCCGGGAAAGCCGTATTTATCAAACCCAGCAGAACTGAACATCTCGATGACCTTGGCAGCGGCAACAACGCGTATCTGATCAGCCAGAGAGAAAAAGAAATCATAGAATATATCAAAGATGGTTTAACTTCAAAACGCATCGCGGAAGTATTACACATCAGTCAATATACCGTGGAGACCCACCGTAAAAATATCATGAAAAAATTAAACCTGGGTTCCATCAAGGAACTTATTTCCTATGCTTACAAGCATAACATCTGA